One Mercurialis annua linkage group LG3, ddMerAnnu1.2, whole genome shotgun sequence DNA window includes the following coding sequences:
- the LOC126674811 gene encoding 60S ribosomal protein L18-2: MGIDLKAGGKSKKTKRTAPKSDDVYLKLLVKLYRFLVRRTGSKFNAVILKRLFMSKTNKPALSLSRLITFMKGKDNKVAVVVGTVTDDIRVYEVPALKVTALRFTETARARIEKAGGECLTFDQLALRAPLGQNTVLLRGPKNSREAVKHFGPAPGVPHSHTKPYVRAKGRKFEKARGKRNSRGFRV; the protein is encoded by the exons ATG gGTATCGATTTGAAAGCCGGAGGTAAGAGCAAGAAAACCAAGCGTACCGCCCCTAAATCCGATGACGTCTACCTCAAGCTTCTCGTCAAG cTGTACCGGTTTTTGGTAAGGAGGACCGGAAGCAAATTCAATGCGGTGATTTTGAAGAGGCTGTTCATGAGCAAGACTAATAAGCCAGCGCTTTCGCTTTCTAGGCTTATTACTTTTATGAAGGGCAAG GACAATAAAGTTGCAGTGGTTGTTGGAACTGTGACTGATGATATTAGGGTTTATGAGGTTCCGGCTTTGAAAGTTACAGCCTTGAGGTTTACTGAAACCGCACGAGCTAGGATTGAGAAGGCTGGAGGAGAGTGCCTTACTTTTGACCAGCTTGCTTTGAGAGCTCCTTTGGGACAGAACACT GTTCTCTTAAGAGGTCCAAAGAATTCTCGTGAAGCTGTGAAACATTTTGGCCCAGCTCCTGGTGTGCCACACAGCCATACCAAACCATATGTTAGAGCAAAGGGAAGGAAGTTTGAGAAAGCTAGAGGAAAGAGGAACAGCAGGGGATTTAGGGTTTGA
- the LOC126673301 gene encoding serine/threonine-protein phosphatase PP1, with product MMMMTMEGMMDKGVLDDIIRRLLEGKGGKQVQLSEGEIRQLCVNARQIFLSQPNLLEIKAPIRICGDVHGQYQDLLRLFEYGGYPPSCNYLFLGDYVDRGKQSLETICLLLAYKIRYPDKIFLLRGNHEDAKINRIYGFYDECKRRFNVRLWKIFTDCFNCLPVAALIDQKILCMHGGLSPELENVNQIKEIQRPIEIPDSGLLCDLLWSDPDAKVEGWSDSDRGVSCTFGADKVAEFLDKNDLDLICRGHQVVEDGYEFFAKRRLVTIFSAPNYGGEFDNAGALLSVDKSLVCSFEILKPAAPAGSSKLTLKKPPKLGNF from the exons atgatgatgatgacaatGGAGGGGATGATGGATAAGGGTGTATTGGATGATATAATTAGAAGATTGTTAGAGGGAAAAGGAGGCAAACAAGTTCAGCTTTCTGAAGGAGAGATCCGTCAATTGTGTGTCAATGCTCGCCAGATTTTTTTATCTCAGCCTAATCTCCTTGAAATTAAAGCTCCTATTCGCATTTGTG GTGATGTTCATGGACAATATCAAGACCTGCTGAGGTTATTTGAGTATGGAGGCTATCCTCCTTCTTGCAACTATCTTTTTCTCGGAGATTATGTTGATCGAGGAAAGCAAAGTTTGGAGACGATATGTCTGCTTTTAGCCTACAAAATCAGATATCCGGACAAAATTTTCCTGCTGAGAGGAAATCATGAGGATGCGAAGATCAATAGGATATATGGCTTTTATGACGAGTGTAAAAGGAGATTTAACGTTAGGCTTTGGAAAATCTTTACAGACTGCTTTAATTGTTTACCCGTGGCTGCACTCATTGATCAGAAGATACTATGCATGCATGGTGGACTTTCTCCAGAGTTGGAGAATGTGAACCAAATAAAGGAAATTCAGAGGCCTATTGAAATTCCAGATAGCGGTCTTCTTTGTGACCTTCTTTGGTCTGATCCTGATGCTAAGGTTGAGGGCTGGTCAGACAGCGATCGAGGAGTTTCGTGTACTTTTGGAGCAGATAAGGTTGCTGAGTTCTTGGATAAGAATGACCTTGATCTCATTTGCCGAGGTCATCAG GTGGTGGAAGATGGGTATGAATTTTTTGCAAAACGAAGATTAGTCACGATATTTTCAGCCCCGAACTACGGTGGGGAGTTTGACAATGCTGGTGCTTTATTGAGCGTCGATAAATCTCTAGTATGCTCCTTTGAGATATTGAAGCCAGCTGCACCAGCTGGCAGTTCTAAGCTGACTCTTAAGAAG CCTCCTAAACTCGGAAATTTCTAA
- the LOC126675377 gene encoding LOW QUALITY PROTEIN: bidirectional sugar transporter SWEET16-like (The sequence of the model RefSeq protein was modified relative to this genomic sequence to represent the inferred CDS: deleted 1 base in 1 codon) — translation MHSFSVGTTLLLQASIHAVLLSFIFGIIGNFISILVFASPIKTFWTVVKKKSTENYKSTPYITTLLSTSLWTLYGLINPDGLLVVTVNGAGVFFQLIYVTLFLIYAPKDKKIKTAALVAVLNVGFLGAVIAVTLLAIHGDVRLTFVGILCAVLTIGMYAAPLSAMRMVIKTKSVQYMPFLLSFFLFLNGGVWSIYALFVKDIYIGVPNAIGFVLGSIQLILYAVYKKKSSSSDKSTDAIKEAASSAEELKEMQNDGEAGDDVQNNNLNKGSSLPKPSVDRQKSLQKILRTLSHNAKDLQYWAIEAGNHERSSFV, via the exons ATGCACTCATTCTCTGTCGGCACTACTCTTCTTCTTCAAGCTTCCATTCAT GCTGTCTTATTAAGCTTCATTTTTGGTATAATTg GTAATTTCATTTCTATACTGGTATTTGCTTCTCCCAT AAAGACATTTTGGACAGTGGTGAAGAAGAAATCAACAGAGAATTACAAATCGACTCCATACATTACAACATTATTAAGCACAAGCTTGTGGACTCTCTACGGACTTATCAATCCCGACGGTTTACTTGTCGTAACGGTGAACGGAGCTGGAGTTTTCTTCCAGTTAATCTATGTAACTCTCTTCCTCATTTACGCTCCCAAGGATAAGAAG ATTAAAACTGCAGCATTGGTGGCGGTGCTGAATGTCGGGTTTCTCGGAGCAGTTATTGCGGTTACTTTGCTGGCAATCCATGGAGATGTGAGGCTTACCTTTGTCGGAATTTTATGTGCTGTTTTAACTATAGGCATGTATGCAGCTCCTCTGTCTGCCATG AGAATGGTGATAAAGACTAAGAGTGTACAGTACATGCCATTTTTGCTCTCATTCTTCCTCTTCCTCAACGGCGGCGTATGGTCCATTTACGCATTGTTCGTCAAAGACATCTACATCGGA GTACCAAATGCAATAGGATTTGTTCTTGGATCAATTCAGTTGATACTATATGCAGTGTATAAGAAAAAGTCGTCTTCTTCGGATAAATCGACCGACGCCATTAAAGAAGCGGCAAGCTCAGCTGAAGAACTTAAAGAAATGCAGAATGATGGAGAAGCAGGTGATGATGTGCAGAACAATAATCTGAATAAGGGATCAAGTTTACCGAAGCCGTCGGTTGATCGACAAAAAAGCTTGCAGAAGATTTTAAGAACACTTTCTCATAATGCTAAAGATTTGCAATATTGGGCTATTGAGGCAGGTAACCATGAAAGGTCCTCTttcgtttaa
- the LOC126673302 gene encoding folate-binding protein 1, with translation MKERSYGFLILLILFHFQVPFSSGKDDRVCTSKGGRFPPFSSAGRPPKKVSRGSKDLTLCRVFRTQTCCDVAQTHPALLSVRRLVSAGEASQECLHLWESLECSICDPDVGTEPGPPLICASFCDRVYEACAAAYFSMDAKTQALAPCGVNDFVCGKAAEWVSNGTELCRSAGFAVKMPDDTYIGVKDAFCYGGKASFESISNSWRASSYQSPKKAEHWGILEDFQQWVQEMRYNEKVSWAVGGMVLTAGLLFLSKRKSYSHRQKLAAIQRTARRLDGKNQRSFDSQGSMKGNRR, from the exons ATGAAGGAAAGATCATAtgggtttttgattttattgattCTTTTCCATTTCCAAGTCCCATTTTCATCTG GGAAAGATGATAGAGTATGTACTTCTAAAGGTGGTCGTTTTCCGCCGTTTTCATCTGCAGGAAGACCTCCGAAAAAGGTAAGCAGGGGTTCCAAGGATTTGACACTCTGTAGGGTGTTTCGCACACAGACTTGCTGTGATGTAGCTCAGACGCATCCTGCTTTGCTATCCGTTAGAAGACTGGTTTCAGCAGGAGAGGCCAGCCAAGAGTGCTTGCATTTATGGGAATCATTGGAATGTTCTATCTGTGATCCCGACGTTGGAACAGAACCTGGACCTCCTCTTATTTGTGCTTCTTTTTGTGACAGAGTCTATGAAGCTTGTGCTGCTGCTTACTTCTCTATGGATGCAAAGACACAG GCTCTAGCACCATGTGGAGTAAATGACTTTGTGTGTGGTAAAGCTGCTGAATGGGTCTCCAATGGCACAGAACTCTGCCGCTCTGCAGGTTTTGCTGTTAAAATGCCTGATGATACATACATTGGTGTAAAAGATGCATTTTGTTATGGTGGTAAAGCCAGTTTTGAATCTATTTCCAACTCATGGAGGGCTTCAAGTTATCAGTCTCCTAAAAAAGCTGAGCACTGGGGAATTTTAGAAGATTTCCAGCAGTGGGTGCAGGAAATGCGCTATAATGAGAAAGTTTCTTGGGCAGTTGGTGGGATGGTTCTCACTGCAGGGTTATTATTTTTGAG CAAAAGGAAGAGTTACAGCCACCGTCAGAAGCTAGCAGCTATTCAACGAACAGCAAGGAGATTAGATGGCAAGAACCAGAGATCTTTTGATAGCCAAGGGAGTATGAAAGGAAACAGAAGATGA
- the LOC126671210 gene encoding uncharacterized protein LOC126671210: MFKKFSSEEVSSQNQVKASVQRKIRQSIADEYPGLEPVLDDLLPKKSPLIVVKCQNHLNLVLVNSVPLFFNIRDGPYMPTLRLLHQYPEIMKKLQVDRGAIKFVLAGANIMCPGLTSPGGALDEQVEAETPVAIMAEGKEHALAIGFTKMSAKDIKAINKGIGVDNMHYLNDGLWKMERLD; encoded by the exons ATGTTCAAAAA GTTTTCATCGGAAGAAGTATCGTCACAGAATCAAGTGAAAGCATCTGTTCAGCGGAAAATTCGACAGAGTATTGCTGATGAG TATCCAGGACTTGAACCTGTTTTGGATGATTTGCTACCGAAAAAGTCTCCCTTAATTGTTGTTAAATG TCAAAATCATCTGAATTTGGTGTTGGTGAACAGCGTTCCCCTGTTTTTCAATATTCGCGATGGGCCTTACATGCCTACTTTACGGCTTCTCCACCAAT ATCCAGAGATAATGAAAAAGTTGCAAGTAGATAGGGGTGCAATAAAATTTGTCCTCGCTGGTGCAAACATTATGTGTCCTGGACTTACATCTCCAGGTGGTGCCCTTGATGAGCAGGTGGAAGCAGAAACTCCTGTG GCCATTATGGCTGAAGGAAAGGAACACGCACTCGCAATTGGCTTTACAAAAATGTCAGCAAAAGATAT AAAAGCAATCAACAAGGGAATTGGAGTTGACAACATGCATTATCTTAACGATGGTCTTTGGAAG ATGGAGCGACTAGATTGA
- the LOC126674065 gene encoding uncharacterized protein LOC126674065 — MEEILHKTVTINGIKMHIAEKGEGPVILFLHGFPELWYTWRHQILALSSLGYRAVAPDLRGYGDTEAPPSSSSYSCLHIVGDLWALIDHLRVDRVFVVGHDWGAIMGWYLCLFRPDKVRAFFCLSVPFRPRNPKIKPLESMQLLFGDDFYICRFQAPGEIESEIAKFGAAEVIKKILTDRKPGPSCLSKENAFGICKENPITLPSWLTEADIDYYASKFNEKGFTGALNYYRAMDLSWELTAPWTGEPVKVPVKYVVGEVDMVYTTPGMKEFVHGGGFNYYVPLLDDVVVLEGAGHFINQEKPEEINDLIYNFISNH; from the exons atggAGGAAATACTGCACAAAACGGTGACCATCAACGGCATAAAAATGCACATAGCTGAGAAAGGAGAAGGACCAGTAATCCTATTTCTCCATGGATTTCCAGAGCTTTGGTACACGTGGCGCCATCAGATTCTTGCATTAAGCTCGTTAGGCTATCGAGCCGTTGCACCAGATCTTCGAGGCTATGGTGATACTGAAGCTCCACCTTCGAGCAGTAGCTACAGTTGTCTCCACATAGTTGGTGACCTCTGGGCTCTAATTGACCACCTTCGGGTGGACCGGGTTTTTGTTGTTGGCCATGATTGGGGTGCTATTATGGGGTGGTATTTATGTTTGTTCCGACCGGATAAAGTTAGGGCATTTTTTTGTCTTAGTGTTCCTTTTAGGCCAAGAAATCCTAAGATTAAGCCTCTCGAGAGCATGCAGCTTCTCTTCGGAGATGACTTCTACATTTGCAGATTTCAG GCACCGGGCGAAATTGAATCTGAAATCGCAAAATTTGGTGCAGCAGAAGTTATTAAGAAAATTTTGACAGATAGAAAACCAGGTCCTTCTTGCTTGTCCAAAGAAAATGCATTTGGAATATGTAAAGAAAATCCAATTACATTGCCCTCTTGGCTCACTGAAGCAGACATTGATTACTATGCAAGCAAATTTAATGAGAAAGGCTTTACCGGAGCTCTGAACTACTACAGAGCTATGGATTT GAGTTGGGAGCTGACAGCACCATGGACTGGAGAACCGGTGAAAGTCCCCGTCAAGTATGTTGTCGGAGAAGTTGACATGGTGTATACCACTCCCGGGATGAAGGAATTTGTACACGGAGGTGGATTCAATTATTATGTGCCTTTACTTGACGATGTTGTTGTCCTGGAAGGCGCTGGTCATTTTATCAACCAGGAAAAACCGGAAGAGATCAACGATCTTATTTATAATTTCATTAGCAACCACTAA
- the LOC126674045 gene encoding uncharacterized protein LOC126674045 translates to MHLICTKTSTLISAILLSIIFFSSPKLTKSLNQEPSAYEMLTDYGFPKGLLLQGVTGYVLDSASGKFSAFLNGSCSFSLEGSYQLRYKSRISGYISEGMISNLEGVSVKLWFMWLDIVEVSRIGDDLEFSVGIAGAGFPVDNFEESPQCGGFLIRELSKIRFNPSVSSL, encoded by the coding sequence ATGCATCTAATCTGCACCAAAACCAGCACATTAATATCAGCAATTCTACTCTcaatcatatttttttcatcaCCAAAGTTGACTAAATCGCTAAATCAAGAACCATCAGCCTACGAAATGCTCACTGATTACGGATTTCCCAAAGGATTATTACTCCAAGGAGTTACTGGTTACGTTCTTGATTCCGCTTCAGGTAAATTCTCTGCGTTCTTGAATGGTTCTTGCAGTTTTTCTCTTGAAGGTTCGTATCAACTAAGATACAAATCAAGAATCAGCGGTTATATTTCTGAAGGAATGATTTCAAATTTGGAAGGGGTTAGTGTGAAATTATGGTTTATGTGGCTTGATATTGTTGAGGTTTCAAGAATTGGGGATGATCTTGAATTCTCTGTTGGGATTGCTGGTGCTGGATTTCCGGTTGATAATTTTGAAGAGAGTCCTCAGTGTGGTGGTTTTTTGATTAGGGAATTAAGTAAGATTAGATTTAATCCTTCTGTATCTTCTTTATAA